A single Glycine soja cultivar W05 chromosome 14, ASM419377v2, whole genome shotgun sequence DNA region contains:
- the LOC114384467 gene encoding pathogenesis-related protein 5-like isoform X1, whose translation MALIPNSKTSALFHLLLFILGNIAYATVFTLENHCSYTVWPGTLSGNGVATLGDGGFPMAPGSSAQLTAPSGWSGRLWARTGCSFDASGNGKCLTGDCAGGMRCTGAGVPPATLAEFTVGSAGKGGGKDFYDVSLVDGYNVGVGVRATGGTGDCKYAGCSEDLNAACPAELQVKDGGGEVVACKSACAAFNTAEFCCTGDHSSPQTCSPTLYSKIFKNACPAAYSYAYDDPSSICTCSGSDYVITFCPSH comes from the exons ATGGCCCTAATCCCAAACTCAAAAACCTCTGCACTCTTCCACCTGCTCCTCTTTATATTAG GCAATATAGCATATGCCACAGTGTTTACCCTGGAGAATCATTGCAGTTACACAGTTTGGCCGGGCACACTTTCCGGCAACGGCGTCGCCACCCTCGGAGACGGCGGTTTTCCCATGGCGCCGGGTTCATCGGCCCAGCTCACCGCCCCGTCGGGCTGGTCCGGCCGCTTATGGGCCCGGACCGGGTGCAGCTTCGACGCTTCCGGCAACGGAAAATGCTTAACCGGAGACTGCGCCGGAGGAATGAGGTGCACAGGAGCCGGCGTTCCGCCCGCGACGCTGGCGGAGTTCACCGTCGGATCCGCCGGCAAAGGCGGCGGCAAGGACTTCTACGACGTGAGCCTGGTGGACGGTTACAACGTGGGCGTGGGCGTGCGGGCTACCGGCGGAACCGGTGACTGCAAGTACGCGGGGTGCTCGGAGGACTTGAACGCGGCGTGTCCAGCGGAGTTGCAGGTGAAAGACGGCGGCGGCGAAGTGGTGGCGTGCAAGAGCGCATGCGCGGCGTTCAACACGGCGGAGTTTTGCTGCACCGGCGATCACTCCTCGCCGCAGACGTGTTCGCCGACGCTTTATTCGAAGATTTTTAAGAATGCGTGCCCCGCGGCTTACAGTTACGCTTACGATGACCCTTCAAGCATTTGCACTTGTTCTGGATCTGATTATGTTATCACTTTTTGCCCTTCTCATTAA
- the LOC114384725 gene encoding probable 1-acyl-sn-glycerol-3-phosphate acyltransferase 4 produces the protein MEVCEPVKSENRLKHRPLTPFRLLRGLICLVVFLSTALMCLVYFVPVAVVGLRLFSVRCSRKTVSFIFGLWLSLWPSLFEKINKTKVVFSGDSVPMKERVLLIANHRTEVDWMYLWDLALRKGRLGCIKYILKSSLMKLPIFGWGFHILEFIAVERKWEIDEQILQQKLSTFKDPQDPLWLALFPEGTDYTDQKSKTSKKFAAEAGLPVLTNVLLPKTKGFHACLEALRGSLDAVYDVTIAYKNQCPSFLDNVFGVDPSEVHLHVRRIPVEEIPASETKAASWLIDTFQIKDQLLSDFKIQGHFPNQLNENEISRFKSLLSFMVIVSFTAMFIYFTFFSVIWFKLYVGLSCAYLTLATRFNFQLMPLSSYVHALHNSKNQKSE, from the exons ATGGAAGTTTGCGAGCCAGTCAAATCTGAAAATAGATTAAAGCACCGCCCCTTGACCCCATTTAGGTTGTTAAGGGGTCTGATATGTTTAGTGGTGTTTCTTTCTACAGCTCTTATGTGTTTAGTCTATTTTGTGCCAGTGGCAGTTGTAGGATTGCGGCTTTTCAGCGTACGTTGTAGTAGGAAGACAGTGTCATTCATCTTTGGACTTTGGCTGTCTCTGTGGCCCTCACTATTTGAAAAGATTAACAAAACTAAAGTTGTGTTTTCGGGGGATAGTGTTCCAATGAAGGAACGTGTTTTACTTATTGCTAATCACAGAACTGAGGTTGATTGGATGTACTTGTGGGATCTCGCACTTCGAAAGGGGAGGCTGGGATGCATAAAATACATCCTTAAGAGCAGCTTGATGAAACTACCTATCTTTGGTTGGGGATTTCACATTCTGGAGTTTATTGCAGTGGAGAGGAAGTGGGAGATAGATGAGCAAATATTGCAACAAAAACTTTCAACCTTTAAGGACCCTCAAGATCCCTTATGGCTAGCTCTTTTTCCCGAAGGAACTGATTATAC TGATCAGAAGAGTAAAACTAGTAAAAAATTTGCTGCTGAAGCTGGGCTCCCTGTGCTGACAAATGTATTACTTCCGAAAACAAAGGGGTTTCATGCTTGCTTGGAAGCTCTGCGAGGCTCATTGGATGCAG TATACGATGTGACAATTGCATACAAGAATCAGTGTCCTTCCTTTCTGGACAATGTTTTTGGTGTTGACCCTTCAGAAGTGCACCTGCATGTGCGGCGTATTCCGGTGGAGGAGATTCCAGCTTCTGAAACCAAAGCTGCTTCTTGGTTAATCGACACATTCCAGATCAAGGACCAATTGCTTTcggatttcaagattcaaggccATTTCCCTAACCAactaaatgaaaatgaaatttctagATTTAAGAGCCTACTCTCTTTTATGGTGATAGTTTCTTTTACTgccatgtttatttattttacatttttttctgtcATTTGGTTCAAACTGTATGTAGGTCTATCTTGTGCATATCTTACTCTTGCAACCcgcttcaattttcaattgatGCCTTTAAGTAGCTATGTCCATGCACTCCATAACAGCAAGAATCAAAAGAGTGAATAG
- the LOC114383426 gene encoding probable galacturonosyltransferase-like 1 translates to MKSNPKSKPPPHLLYFLIILSLSFFFPCVSSSRKQQFKEAPQFYNSPNCPSIEHHDILSSSEEAVHVAMTLDTTYIRGSMAAILSVLQHSSCPQNTFFHFVCSSNANANANANANTNASLLRATISNAFPYLNFQLYPFDDAVVSNLISTSIRAALDCPLNYARSYLPNLLPPRVKRVVYLDSDLVLVDDIAKLATTSLGQNSVLAAPEYCNANFTSYFTPTFWSNPSMSLTFAERKRKACYFNTGVMVIDLERWREGDYTRKIEEWMELQKRMRIYELGSLPPFLLVFAGNIVSVDHRWNQHGLGGDNFRGLCRDLHPGPVSLLHWSGKGKPWMRLDANRPCPLDALWAPYDLLKTSFSLDS, encoded by the coding sequence ATGAAGTCCAATCCAAAATCAAAACCACCACCCCACTTATTATACTTTCTAATAATCCTCTCCCTATCGTTCTTTTTCCCGTGTGTATCCTCCTCTAGAAAACAACAATTCAAAGAAGCCCCTCAATTCTACAACTCCCCAAACTGCCCCTCCATCGAACACCACGACATATTAAGCTCCTCCGAGGAAGCCGTCCACGTGGCAATGACACTCGACACGACATACATCCGAGGTTCCATGGCGGCGATCCTCTCCGTCCTCCAACACTCTTCGTGCCCCCAAAACACCTTCTTCCACTTCGTGTGCTCCTCCAACGCCAACGCCAACGCCAACGCCAACGCCAACACCAACGCGTCCCTCCTACGCGCCACAATCTCCAACGCATTCCCCTACCTGAATTTCCAACTCTACCCCTTTGACGACGCCGTCGTTTCAAACCTCATCTCCACCTCCATCCGCGCCGCACTCGATTGCCCCCTCAACTACGCGCGCAGCTACTTGCCAAACCTCCTCCCTCCCCGCGTGAAGCGCGTGGTGTACCTCGACTCCGACCTTGTACTCGTCGACGACATCGCCAAGCTCGCGACAACCTCGTTGGGACAAAACAGCGTTCTGGCGGCGCCGGAATACTGCAACGCCAACTTCACCTCGTACTTCACTCCCACTTTCTGGTCGAACCCTTCTATGTCGCTAACGTTCGCGGAGAGAAAACGAAAAGCGTGTTACTTTAACACGGGGGTGATGGTGATTGATTTGGAACGGTGGCGCGAAGGGGATTACACGAGGAAAATTGAGGAGTGGATGGAGCTTCAGAAGAGGATGAGAATCTATGAACTTGGTTCGTTGCCGCCGTTTTTGCTTGTGTTTGCGGGGAACATTGTTTCGGTGGATCATAGGTGGAACCAACATGGTTTAGGAGGGGACAATTTTCGAGGTTTGTGTCGGGATCTGCACCCTGGTCCGGTGAGTTTGTTGCATTGGAGTGGGAAAGGGAAACCGTGGATGAGATTAGACGCTAATAGACCTTGTCCTTTGGATGCACTTTGGGCACCTTATGATCTATTGAAAACCTCATTTTCTTTGGACTCTTGA
- the LOC114383047 gene encoding pathogenesis-related protein 5-like, whose amino-acid sequence MALIPNSKTPPLFHLLLFLLGNVANATVFTLENHCSYTVWPGTLSGNSAAILGGGGFALAPGSAVRLIAPAGWSGRFWARTGCRFDGSGAGKCTTGDCAGGLRCTGSGVPPVTLAEFTIGSASNGNKDFYDVSLVDGYNVGMGVRAAGGTGDCQYAGCVADVNGVCPAELQVRDGAGSVVACKSACAAFNTAEFCCTGDHSTPQTCSPTHHSEIFKKACPTAYSYAYDDASSTCTCSGSDYRITFCPTGSS is encoded by the exons ATGGCCCTGATCCCAAACTCAAAAACCCCGCCACTCTTCCACCTGCTCCTCTTCTTATTAG GCAATGTAGCAAATGCGACAGTGTTTACCCTGGAAAATCATTGCAGTTACACAGTTTGGCCCGGCACACTCTCCGGCAACAGTGCCGCCATTCTCGGCGGAGGCGGTTTCGCCCTGGCACCCGGTTCGGCAGTCCGGCTCATCGCGCCGGCCGGCTGGTCCGGCCGCTTTTGGGCCCGGACAGGGTGCCGCTTCGACGGCTCCGGTGCCGGAAAATGCACCACCGGAGACTGCGCCGGCGGACTGAGGTGCACCGGCAGCGGTGTTCCGCCGGTGACCCTGGCGGAGTTCACCATCGGAAGCGCCAGCAACGGCAACAAGGACTTCTACGACGTGAGCCTTGTCGACGGTTACAATGTGGGCATGGGCGTGCGGGCTGCCGGCGGAACCGGTGACTGCCAGTACGCGGGGTGCGTGGCGGACGTGAACGGCGTTTGTCCGGCGGAGCTGCAGGTCAGAGACGGCGCCGGCTCGGTGGTGGCGTGCAAGAGCGCGTGTGCAGCGTTCAACACGGCAGAGTTTTGCTGCACCGGCGACCACTCCACGCCGCAGACATGTTCGCCGACGCATCATTCGGAGATATTCAAGAAAGCTTGTCCCACAGCGTACAGTTACGCATACGATGATGCTTCGAGCACTTGCACGTGTTCTGGATCTGATTACCGTATCACATTTTGCCCCACGGGATCGTCTTAA
- the LOC114384467 gene encoding pathogenesis-related protein 5-like isoform X3, whose product MALIPNSKTSALFHLLLFILGNVAYATVFTLENHCSYTVWPGTLSGNGAATIGDGGFPMAPGSSVQLTAPSGWSGRLWPRTGCNFDASGNGKCLTGDCAGGMRCTGGGVPPATLAEFTIGSGGKDFYDVSLVDGYNVGVGVRATGGTGDCKYAGCSEDLNPACPAELQVKDGGGAVVACKSACAAFNTAEFCCTGDHSSPQTCSPTRYSKIFKNACPAAYSYAYDDPSSICTCSGSDYVITFCPSH is encoded by the exons ATGGCCCTAATCCCAAACTCAAAAACCTCTGCACTCTTCCACCTGCTCCTCTTTATATTAG GCAATGTAGCATATGCCACCGTGTTTACCCTGGAGAATCATTGCAGTTACACAGTTTGGCCGGGCACACTTTCCGGCAACGGTGCCGCCACCATCGGCGACGGCGGTTTTCCCATGGCGCCGGGTTCATCGGTCCAGCTCACCGCCCCGTCGGGCTGGTCCGGCCGCTTATGGCCCCGGACCGGGTGCAACTTCGACGCCTCCGGCAACGGAAAATGCTTAACCGGAGACTGCGCCGGAGGAATGAGGTGCACAGGAGGCGGCGTTCCGCCCGCGACGCTGGCGGAGTTCACCATCGGATCCGGCGGCAAGGACTTCTACGACGTGAGCCTGGTGGACGGTTACAACGTGGGCGTGGGCGTGCGGGCTACCGGCGGAACCGGTGACTGCAAGTACGCGGGGTGCTCGGAGGACTTGAACCCGGCGTGTCCAGCGGAGTTGCAGGTGAAAGACGGCGGCGGCGCAGTGGTGGCGTGCAAGAGCGCATGCGCGGCGTTCAACACGGCGGAGTTTTGCTGCACCGGCGATCACTCCTCGCCGCAGACGTGTTCGCCGACGCGTTATTCGAAGATTTTTAAGAATGCGTGCCCCGCGGCTTACAGTTACGCTTACGATGACCCTTCAAGCATTTGCACTTGTTCTGGATCTGATTATGTTATCACTTTTTGCCCTTCTCATTAA
- the LOC114384467 gene encoding pathogenesis-related protein 5-like isoform X2, producing MALIPNSKTSALFHLLLFILGNIAYATVFTLENHCSYTVWPGTLSGNGVATLGDGGFPMAPGSSAQLTAPSGWSGRLWARTGCSFDASGNGKCLTGDCAGGMRCTGAGVPPATLAEFTVGSAGKGGGKDFYDVSLVDGYNVGVGVRATGGTGDCKYAGCSEDLNPACPAELQVKDGGGAVVACKSACAAFNTAEFCCTGDHSSPQTCSPTRYSKIFKNACPAAYSYAYDDPSSICTCSGSDYVITFCPSH from the exons ATGGCCCTAATCCCAAACTCAAAAACCTCTGCACTCTTCCACCTGCTCCTCTTTATATTAG GCAATATAGCATATGCCACAGTGTTTACCCTGGAGAATCATTGCAGTTACACAGTTTGGCCGGGCACACTTTCCGGCAACGGCGTCGCCACCCTCGGAGACGGCGGTTTTCCCATGGCGCCGGGTTCATCGGCCCAGCTCACCGCCCCGTCGGGCTGGTCCGGCCGCTTATGGGCCCGGACCGGGTGCAGCTTCGACGCTTCCGGCAACGGAAAATGCTTAACCGGAGACTGCGCCGGAGGAATGAGGTGCACAGGAGCCGGCGTTCCGCCCGCGACGCTGGCGGAGTTCACCGTCGGATCCGCCGGCAAAGGCGGCGGCAAGGACTTCTACGACGTGAGCCTG GTGGACGGTTACAACGTGGGCGTGGGCGTGCGGGCTACCGGCGGAACCGGTGACTGCAAGTACGCGGGGTGCTCGGAGGACTTGAACCCGGCGTGTCCAGCGGAGTTGCAGGTGAAAGACGGCGGCGGCGCAGTGGTGGCGTGCAAGAGCGCATGCGCGGCGTTCAACACGGCGGAGTTTTGCTGCACCGGCGATCACTCCTCGCCGCAGACGTGTTCGCCGACGCGTTATTCGAAGATTTTTAAGAATGCGTGCCCCGCGGCTTACAGTTACGCTTACGATGACCCTTCAAGCATTTGCACTTGTTCTGGATCTGATTATGTTATCACTTTTTGCCCTTCTCATTAA